DNA from Canis lupus familiaris isolate Mischka breed German Shepherd chromosome 9, alternate assembly UU_Cfam_GSD_1.0, whole genome shotgun sequence:
GGATGCCCAGCTGCAAGGTAGACAGGGGCAAGCCAAGttctccccatttcacagatgcagaCACCGAGGCACACAGACTAAGTTTTTCTTGCACGTTGGCTGTGGCTCCTTTCTCTACCAGGGCTTTTaaactctgcctctctgcctcctcctgttCACATGTCTCTATCACACCACCTCTTTGGCTTCTTTATTTACTGCTTAATGGGAAATAAGAGGAGACTCCCTTCTCTTCTGCACAGTTTATAATTCGTCAGCTGGCCTGCCCCTCTGCGGCAGCTGCTTCGCCTTCTGCTTCCCCAGCACCTCCTTGCCTAGGTTGTTCTTCCAGCCCAGCTCAGGTGTCTAGCCGGTGATGGATCCACTCCAGTCTttgtctctcccttccctggatTGGGATGGGCAGAGCCAGAGGGTAGAAAGGCAAAGCTCTCCCCATCCCTGAGGGCCCCCTCATCTGAGGTGAGAGGGCAGGAGGCCCCAGACTGAAGCTACTCGGTCCCAGGCCCAGATTGTGAACATGAAGACAGGAAACCTAGTAGAGCTGAACACACCCGGAGAGCTGTTCATCCGAGGGTACTGCGTCATGCTGGGCTACTGGGGTGAGCCCGAGAAGACCAAGGAAGCAATTGGACCAGACAAGTGGTATCGGACAGGGTGAGAAGGCAGCTTGGGCTGAGGAGAGGCCGGGGGGCGTGGTCTGAGGAGGGGAGGTCTGAGGCCAATCTGGAAATATTAAACTAAAACAGGGAgaacaaaggggcacctgggtggctcagtcggttaaacatctgcctttgactcaggtcatgatctcggggtcctgggatccagtcccactaaGGGCTCCCGGCttagcggggaacctgcttctccctctccccgtcccctgcttgtgttctcttttgatatctctttctttcaaataaataaataaaatctccccaATGGGTAAAATGGGGATGCTCATGCCCTCTGCACAGGGCCCCTGAAAGGATCAAGCATAGTATGGATGAGAGTGCCCAGGACAGTGCTGTGGCCTACACAGGCATCTGTAAAATCTGAGCCAAGACTCACTCATCTGTCAATTGAACAAGTTCTTATGCACCTGCCATTTGCCAGCCCTGTTCTGGACGCCGGCCGTCTGAGGGAAGCCAAGATGAGGAGGGTCCTGCTCTTATTTTCCACATGTCTAAATGCCATGAAAACAGTAAAGTAGGGTCAAAGAAAGTGGCAGTGGTGGAGAGGGGAGCTTCTCTTAGACTGGGGGGGGAGTCAGAGAAAGCCTCTTAGAGGTGGACATGCCTGAACTGAGAcctgaatgattaaaaaaaaaaaaaaaaaaagccagccacGAAAAGCATATATATAGAATGTCTTGTTCATGCTATATCCCCCAGACTCTAGTGCGAGACACACagtaggtgatcaataaatgtttgatgaataagGGAGCAAGCCAGTTAGATGAAGCAGAGGTGAGAGGCCATTCCTGGGCTTTCCTTGCAGAGACATCGCCGCGATAGACAAACAGGGCTTCTGCAAGATCGTGGGCCGCTCCAAGGATATGATCATCCGGGGCGGGGAAAACATCTACCCCGCAGAGCTTGAGGACTTCTTTCACAAACACCCGCAGGTGCTGGAAGTGCAGGTGGGTCACCCAGCCCAGGTGAGCCAGGTGAGCCCCCAGGATCAGGAAATCGGGATGGGCATGGCCATATCTAAGATCTGTTTCTGGTGCTGGAAGGTGGTGGGAGTGAAGGACGCTCGGATGGGGGAGGAAATCTGTGCCTGCATTCGCCTGAAGAAGGGGGAGAAGACTACGGAGGAAGAGATCAAGGCTTTCTGCAAAGGGAAGGTGGGAACGAACCTCAACCCACCCCAAGCTGAAGTTGCTTCATTCTCCAACCCGCTCTCCCACCGTCCCTGTCCTCACCTGCACCCCGTCTCCCTAAACCTATGACCTCGCCCAGCCTCACACTTTATCTCCCTCTCGTCTGTAGATCTCCCACTTCAAGATTCCTCGATACATCGTGTTTGTCACAGACTACCCCCTCACCGTCTCAGGGAAGGTGTGTAACAGAgaccagagaggggcaggggagtgggggggggcagggggctggggtccTAGGTTCCCAGAAGGCCAATTGGCCCCACCTATGCTTCCCTCAGTGATGGGCAGAAGTGTCTCTCCAGGCCAGCAGTAGGGTGACCACACAGCTCATCCTGGTTTGCCCCAAACCTTCCTGGCTTTACCCTAAGAAACTCCCCAATCCCAGGCAAACCAAGCCAGTTGGTCACCATTACTGGCAGAGGCCCCGAGCCTGGCTCtcactctgttcttttttcccctagatcCAGAAATTCAAACTTCGAGAGCAGATGGAACAACATTTAAACCTGTGAATAAGGGATTGAGGGGTCCTCACaagccctccctgcccttcccccccatccccatctgTCTTTGTGACTTGACATAAAgagcttctctgttttctttggttGGTCTCTTGCTGGCGTGCTCTCTTGGCAGCTGCTGTGGGATGGAGAAGGGATGAAGCACTTTCAGACCTCCCATCCCTTGTCACGATGGTGCTAAGCACTTTGGCGTTCATTATCTACTTAATTTAATCCTCACTCACTGGATCCCTTTGAGATACCcacccaatttttttaaaggtatactCATTGCTTTTTCACATTGTCAGATTACTCCAGCAagaagtattccttttttttttttttttaagattttatttatttactcatgagagacacagagagagaggcagagacacaggcagagggagaagcaggctccacgcagggagccctggtggatcctgggtctccaggatcacgcactagactgaaggtggcgctaaaccgctgagccacctgggctgcccaagaagtattccttttaaaacaataaaagctttattaagatataattgcaCATATCATCCAATTTACTCAAAGTATCCCatttaatggtttttagtatattcatagatatGTGCAGTCATCCCCAAAGTCAATTTTTTcattgaagcatagttgacacacaatgttacatttgCTTCCCAAAGTCAATTTTAAACATCTTCAACACCTTAAAAAGAAACtccaggagatccctgggtggctcagcggtttagcacctgcctttggcccagggtgtgatcctggagtcctgggattgagtcccacatcgggctccctgtgtggagcctgcttctccttctgcctgtgtctctgtgtctctcatgaataaataaataaaatcttaaaaaaaaaactccataccCTATAGCTATCATCCCATATCCTGTTattcccctacccaccccccacccccaattttttttaaaatagatgaacCTGGGGCTTCCTTGATGGGCTGGGCCAGATCAAGCACACTGGAGCTTGgcccaagaaataaaaacagctgggttccggggatccctgggtggtgcagcggtttggcgcctgcctttggcccagggtgcgatcctggagacctgggatcgagtcccatgtcgggctcccggtgcatggagcctgcttctgcctgtgtctctgcctatctctctctgtgtgtatttctcatgtataaataaataaataaatctttaaaaaaacaaaaacaaaaaaaacagctgGGTTCCAAAAGGCCTATCAGTTTCCAGTTCATAGAGGCCAAAACTTTCCGGCTGCTTTCAATACTTACCTCCCAGTGTGTCTGTCCCTTCCAGCAGCAGCCtctttactttttagaaaatcCAGGGCCCTTTAGGATGTTCCTAGTGCCTGGCACTATGCTAGGTGCTTTCATAGGCATTTTCTCTACCATAGTCCCTACCAAGTAAGCACTAGCCCCATTTCACAAATGGTGAGACTGgaaactcagagaggttcagagtcttatccaaggccacacagcttgtTTGGCTCCAAAGCCCATGGTCTTTCCACTTTATCAGACAGTTCTTCAGATGCCTGCTTTCCTGGCCTTTCTTTCCTCTGCACCCCATCTCTCTCGGACATACACCATCTTTGAGTCTCCTCCCAGGTTGGCCTGACCCAGGAGATGACAGCTTACTCTCCTGGCCAAGCCGGCTGCCCCCGGGAATTTCTGCAACTTCGACACCCAGCCCAAGtgccctctccttctcccctgacTTCGCGGCCCTTGTAGCAGCCCGGCCACACAGCACAGAGCACATTGCCCTGGTATCCAGCAGATGCTGGCTATCTGTCGCCTGCTGTCTCTTCTCAGTTTGCCTCTCCTGTCTTAGGCACATGTACTGAGATCTGGTTTTATGCATCTACCTCCCCAGGGCTCAGCCCTGAGCCACGCACGTAAAATGTGAAGGAACGGATTGAACGGACTGAGAATTCCTAGACGGGCCGGGTAAGTCGCCCTCTGACAGGGTGCAAAAGGGGGCGGTTCCGCCCACAAGCCCGGTGCCCTGCAAGGGCGGACAGGCGGCTGCCGCGAGCGCGCCGGTGCCCAGCAGGTGGCGCCGCAGCGGCGAAGCCCCGGGCCCTGCCCGCCGGTCCGGGAGCCGCGGGGGGGCGCGCGCTCACGCAgcgccccttccttccttccgccGCCGCGGCCCGGCCGGCCGGGCTCCGCGCGCTCCCGTGCGCCCCGGGCGCGTGTCCGCCGCGTCCCCGTCCCCCGGCGCCGTGGCGCTCCCCGGGGCCCGCGCCCGAggctgggcggcggcggcggcggccagagCGGCCCAGAGGCGCCGCCGCGCGGAGGGCGCGCGAGGACCCCCGAGCCCGCGCGCGGCGCTTTACGTGCACGTGAGTGGGGCGGGGCGGCGCCCACGTGGCGGCTGGCGGCTGGCGGCTGGCGGCGCCGTGAAGCCGCCCGCGTGGGTCCCAGCGCGCAGCCGAGGTCTGGGACCGACGCGGGGCCCTGGCAAGGAGGTGCCGTGGTCCGGGGACCTGAAGTCTCGGGCGCTCCCCAGCTCGGTGACCTTGACCCAGGGGCTTCCCTCCGAGTCTGTTTCTCCTAGTGAAGTGGGGGCACAGTATTCCGCGTCCCGCCTGCCGTGGGGAGCCGTGGGGAGCCGTGGGGCTGAGACGGCATAGCCACTCCTgagggcttgggggtggggtggtgcgACGGAGCCCGGCAAGTGGCCAGGGCCACTGGGTCACCCCTGGCCCGGCTCATCTACCCGTCCCCAGTGGCCCTACTGCGAGAAGCGCTGCAGTTACTGCAACTTCAACAAGTACATCCCCCGTGGCGTGGAGGAGGCCGCCGTGCGGAGCTGTCTGGTGACTGAGGCGCAGACTCTGCTGCGACTCAGCGGCGTGCGGAGGTCCGTGCTGGGCAGCAGGCTGAGGTCCTGGAAGTTGTTTCGGGGAGTAGCCAGGGCCGGTGCAGGCATCCGGAGGGCTCCTCCAGGTCTCCTCTTCTCCGTCCTCTTTCCCCAGGGTGGAATCTGTGTTCTTTGGTGGGGGCACCCCCAGTCTGGCCAGTCCCAGCACCGTAGCCGCTGTCCTGGAGGCGGTGGACCAGGCAGCTCACCTGCCTGCAGACTCGGAAGTCACATTGGAGGCCAACCCCACTTCGGCTCCAAGCTCCAGGCTGGCGGCCTTTGGGGCAGCAGGGGTCAACAGGTTGTCCATCGGCCTCCAGGTAACCCATCTCACACAGGGCACCCCAGAGCACCCAGGCCTTCAGTGCCATCTCTCCTCTGGGCACATTCATTAATTGGACAAACACGTATTGACTCCTCTGGGTGCCAGGGCCCAGTAGGCAAAGGAAGGTGTATGGTGACGCTGCTTAATTGGTGCTGTGCCAGACCACAAGCTCCATGAGCAGGAATCATGCGcgccttctttttttctttttaaaaatcatcgtATTCCAAGTACCCACCATagtgcatggcacatagtagacactcagaaaaattcttattatatgaatggagacacaggaggaagcaGGCAGGTCATCAGATCCGTGCAGTATGGTAAAGGCTGCCAATAAAGGGGGTCTCAAAAGACTTTCAGAGTACAGCCTGAAGGGCATCTCAGTCTGATGAAATCCTGGAAACCGTCCTGGAGGAGGTGATCTTTGAAGAGGAGGACTTCCACAGGAGAGAGGGTGTGGGAGGAAAAGACATAGGATATTGAAGAGGCTTGCATATTCTGGGGAGGTATGTGTCATTCTGTCACTGGAGAGGCTGGAGGCAAGGCTGCACAGTAGAGCCCAAAAGCCTTGAGCATCATACTAGGGAGTTTGGGGTTTTGCCTAGTGGTAATAAGGGACCTGTTGAAGGTTTGTAAGTAGGGGAGAAACATATTCTTTTCAGTTTCACTCCTGGTATTTCCATATCCAGTATTGTCAACCCTTCTAATATATCTACCACTTACCATAGAGTTTGGAGTCAGGGCTTTGTCCTAATGGGATGTACTGAAAAGAGATATTCTGAGATATTCTGGCCTCAAATGCATATCTTAAATCTAATTGTGAGGAATCACCTggaaaatctaaattaaaagacttttttgagggtgcctggctggctcagtctgcggtgtatgactcttggtctcagggtcgtgagtttgggTCCCACagtagacattacttaaataaacaaacttttttaAGAAAGACCTTTGTTTTGTGGTAAGAACAAATAACGTGAGATCAGTCTACCCTCTTAACGAAATTTTTAGTGTACaatatattattaactataagcACAGTGTTATACAGTAAGTATCTAGAACTTtttaagagacattttaaaaactggtctgtattcttcaaaaatgtcatgtcatgaaagacaaaggctGAGTATCTAGACTCAAAGAGACGAAAGAGGCAATGAGAGCTGAATGCAATGTGTGACCCAGATGGATCCTGGATTCGGGTGGGAAAGGGAAGTTACTACAATGAATATTATTGGGACAACTTTGAATATGATTGTGTATTAGATAATGGTGTCATGTCACTGCTACATTTCCTGAACTCTATAATTGGATTGTGGTCATGTAAGAGATTGTCCTTATTCTTAGGAAATGCACACTTTAGTATTTAGGGGTACAGGGGTACAGTGTTTAAGTTAACTACATTTAGGCAACCACATTGCAAGTGCTCACTAGTATGTGGTCAGTGGCTAGCATATTCTGctaaaatgttctatatctgaaGTGACCTGTACAGTAGTCACTGACCACATGTCAGTAAACACTTAGAATATGATTATTGAAATTTAactaacttaaaattaaatagccacatgtggttagtgtCTACTATATTGGACAGTGCGGATAGAGAACATCCCTGTCATCTCAGAAAATTCTTTTGGTCAGTGCTGGCCTATAACTTACTGTCAGATGGTTCAACATTGTAATCACATACATGTATAATTAGAGAccaagcaaatgtggcaaaatgttactTGGTGAATCTAAATGAAGGTGTTTATTGTACTCTTCTTTCGATTTTTGTAGAGGTTTGAAGtatttcaaaaaagcaaaatttaaaaacactcttGGCTTTAGAATCAGTTTTAAATTCCAGGTCTGACTTTGCcattgtatgaccttgggcaagttgtttaacatttctttttgttttaagattttatatatttatttcaaagagagcacaagggcagtcccggtggctcagcggtttggtgctgcctttggcctggggcatgatcctggagacccgggatcgagtcccatgttgggctccctgcatggagcctgcttctccctctgcctgtgtctctgcctctctctctctctatgtttctcatgaataagtaaataaaatcttaaaagaaagagagagagagagggggcagccccagtggcgcagcagtttagcgctgagggtgtgatactggggacccaggatcaagtcccacatcaggctccttgcatggagcctgcttctctctctgactgtgtctcagcctctctgtgtctctcatgaataaataaataaaatctttaaagagagagagagagagcatgagagagcatgagctgcaggcagggtgaggggcagaaggagagggagaagcagactccctgctgagcaaggtcaccccccacccccttgcagggctccatccctggactctgggattatgacctgagctgcaggcagatgcttaactgactgagccacccaggcatccctgtttaaCATTTCtaaacctcattttttaaatctataaagtAGAGCTAATGTCAGAGGGTTATAAGGATATATTAGACATTGCTTAAAAATGCTTTGCAAGGCTTGACCATGGCCTCCCAGCTTTCTGGTGTGTCCTTTGTATCTGTCCTCAGTAAGGTGGGTCACATGTGCCTGTCTGCTTCTCAGCTGGCCTCCGTGCTTATACCTGGCCCTCTTTCCTCAGTCCCTGGATGACACTGAGCTCCAGCTGCTGGGGCGAACACACTCATCCAGGGATGCTCTCCAGACACTGGCAGAGGCACGGCGCCTCTTCCCTGGGCGTGTATCTGTGGACCTGATGCTGGGGTTGCCCGCGCAGCAGGTGGGGCCATGGCTGAGGCAGCTGCGGACACTGCTGGGCTGCTGTGATGATCACATCTCCCTCTACCAGCTGACTCTGGAGCGGGGCACTGAGCTCTTCACCCAGGTGCAACGGGGTACCCTTTCTGCCCCTGACCCTGAGCTCGCTGCTGAGATGTACCAGGAGGGACGGGCGCTGCTTCGAGACGCTGGCTTCCGCCAGTATGAGGTCTCCAACTTTGCCCGGAATGTATGTCCTGGGGCTGATGGTTGAAGCTGGGGAACAGGCGGGTGGGCTAATCCATGACTGGACAATTGTGGCCCTGTGGGGAGGGTGGCGGTTTCTGCTCGGTGCTCTTGAAGACTGAGCTAGGACATCctaaccaggtgcccctgactttcTTCACTCTGAACGGACtattccttccctccccacaggGGGCGCTTAGTACCCACAATTGGACTTACTGGCAGTGCGGTCAGTACCTTGGCGTGGGGCCTGGTGAGTCCCCTGTGAACCGTAAAAGGGATGACTCAGGAGCACAATGTCaaggctgtgtgatcttgggccaCTTATTAACCTCTCAAGGCTTCCGTTTCCTTATGCATAATGTGCAGCAATATCTGCTTTGTAGAGctgttgaatatatattttgagaTGCTTGATGTAGTGCCTGGCACTGTAGTTCTCAATTGTTAGTGtgtatcagaattacctggaaggCTTGTTCAAACTCCTGTCTCTGGGCCCCACATCCAGAATTTCTGATTGAACAGATTTTGTGGGAGGAGGACCCAAGGATTTATATTTCTAGCATATAAGATGCTGTTTGTCcagggaccacattttgagagcCACTGATGCAACATCAGGCAAGCACACAACATTTGGTGCTACTAAAGTGGGGGTGGTGGTTGATGTTGCCAGGGGCCCATGGGCGATTTGCACCCCAGGGGGCCGGGGACCACACCCGAGAGGCTCGGATTCAGACCCTGGAGCCGGACAACTGGATGAAAGAAGTGATGCTGTTCGGGCATGGCACCCGGAGACGCATCCCCCTGAGCAAGCTGGAGCTGTGAGCATCTGAAGGCGCAGGGCTCTTCACCTAGGGTTTGCGTGCACTCCTAGAGCCTTCCCCACATGCACGTCTTTGTTTTCCTgtcttgccccgccccctccctcaccATCCTGCTCTTCCTTGTATGTGTATCCCATATACATATCCCAGCATAGGGTTTTAAGAATTGGGGTAGGCCCAGGTCTCCTCTCCAATATGCCCTGATGCTTTTTCTCTCAGGCTGGAGGAAGTTTTGGCCATGGGGCTACGTACAGACGTGGGGATCACTCACCAGGTAAGGAATTGGGAGTTGTGGCACACTACTTCCTTCTCCTAAGTCTTGCAGAATCACAGTCCCcttctgtgtgcacacacagatgcATACATCTTTCTCTGGGGCTGGCAGCTAGAGGTTGGCCTCGGCCCAGCTAAGGCCTGATGGGCAGAAACGGTGGGCAGTGTGGTGAGAACCCTGGACTAGGGCCACAacgcccccctgcccccgccaggGACCGGACCCTCCCTTGCCCTTCACCACACCCCCAGACCTCTGACCAGAGTAGCCTGGCCAGCTACCCTCCCCACCATGGTCTCTGCACCTC
Protein-coding regions in this window:
- the RSAD1 gene encoding radical S-adenosyl methionine domain-containing protein 1, mitochondrial — its product is MLGAFIGIFSTIVPTNRLPPGISATSTPSPSALSFSPDFAALVAARPHSTEHIALGGQAAAASAPVPSRWRRSGEAPGPARRSGSRGGARAHAAPLPSFRRRGPAGRAPRAPVRPGRVSAASPSPGAVALPGARARGWAAAAAARAAQRRRRAEGARGPPSPRAALYVHWPYCEKRCSYCNFNKYIPRGVEEAAVRSCLVTEAQTLLRLSGVRRVESVFFGGGTPSLASPSTVAAVLEAVDQAAHLPADSEVTLEANPTSAPSSRLAAFGAAGVNRLSIGLQSLDDTELQLLGRTHSSRDALQTLAEARRLFPGRVSVDLMLGLPAQQVGPWLRQLRTLLGCCDDHISLYQLTLERGTELFTQVQRGTLSAPDPELAAEMYQEGRALLRDAGFRQYEVSNFARNGALSTHNWTYWQCGQYLGVGPGAHGRFAPQGAGDHTREARIQTLEPDNWMKEVMLFGHGTRRRIPLSKLELLEEVLAMGLRTDVGITHQHWQQFEPQLSLWDVFGASQEVKALLAQGILLLDHRGLRCSWEGLAVLDSLLLTLLPRLQDAWQQRAPSLVQGE